Genomic segment of Camarhynchus parvulus chromosome 1A, STF_HiC, whole genome shotgun sequence:
TGTTGACTCAGACTGGCATAACACAAGTAGGAACACAAAATTAGGAATAAATTATAGGAAAAACACCCTGGTTGTAACACACAGGAAGTAAGGAGAGATGCTGCACAACCTGTTTGTGTTTAAATCTGGGTCATGCAAATAGCTTTGGACCAAAACCGActaggctgggctggagcaagAAAGGTGTGTGGGTAAAGTAAATTACAGACTAATAAGAATGATTTATTTGATACATCAAGTGGTACATCAGTTCActagttttgttttaatatctATACCTCGTGGTTTTGGTTGTCCAGGCAGCCCAGACTTGTCCTCTGAATGTTGTCAAGTGTCAAGAGGAAAACCAGTGAGAGGAAAAGGCACTACAAAGCCTGGGAGGAAGGTGCTGAAATGGAGTCCAGCACTGGGTGGACTTGTCTGCTGTCCCCCCGTTGGGGAGGTGGAGGTGCCGGGGAGGGTCCCATGCTGGGGTTCAGCCTGTGCCTGTGTCTCCATCAACTGTCTGTGGACATTTAGGAGCCTGAATGATCAGGAGTCCCATATTCACTGAAATTAGGCCTGAAATGTGGTGTGTGGAGCACTGGTGCCCTCAGTTGGGGGATTCCTTGCTCTGGGacctgctgtggcagcaggtcCCCCATGTTCTTCTCTCTGTCTTCCATCCAGTTCCCAGcaccttttcctccctctggctCATCATTTGTGCCGCACATTTTTGCATGAGTTGTTCTTCTTCCACTGTATGTGACTCTTGAAGCTTCCTGGTGTGGGGACACAACTGCTGTGATGAAACTTTATTTCTCATTCCCAAAGCGTTCATGGTTTTATGAGCAGTAAAGGAAAGTCATTGGTTTTCACAAAACCCTGAAGCAAACATGCATGTGCAGACCGAAAGATCAGCATGAGAATGCTCATTTTTGTTACGGATGACACTTCAGTACCATGCATAAAGCTCTTGTGAGGCTTCTTTAGCAAGTGGGGTTTAATTGCCCTGTTGATGAGAATGTGTCTCtgcataagagaaaaaaaagcttttttaaaacctgttgAAATGGCTTGAAGTGGAGGATAAGCCTAAAGCTCTCCTCTCTTCTTGCTATCCCTGtcatttggaagggacctgatCTCTGCAGTAATTGGAGAGATGGTGAGGGTTTGCAATACTGTATGAGAACATGAAACCTCAGGTTTACTCCTATTGCTTTATTGTTTtagattattttcatttatagaATATTtcttattataatttattattatggAAGCAAAATGAAGAAGGTGGATTGAGTGtccagcacagcacctgcctTTAAGATGAACAGCACTGTAGGATCGAGGACTCATACCTGTTGATAGTGTTCTATTTTGCTTGATTGTATATTCCTTAATTCCCACCCCAGATAAGCATTCCTACTTCAGCGCAAGTCAGTGTTGCTCCTCATTCAGGGAGGTTTAGGTAAGCTCCATCTTCCTTGGTAgagataaaagcaaaacaaccttcagagctcagctctttcttctccttttgggaaggatgaaagttcgacaagaaagtctcacagatatgtgtgcttagcagaaagatttttaaatgtagagtctgatgaaggaatagagatggaagcaagttttgatgtagaagaaaagaattatgGATAagcaaggaggcaaagggtgtgttagttagaaggggtttttatggcttgGAGCAAAGGATAAAGCCACCtcaaaaaagatgtttttaccaagcagaaagatagcacaggcaaacaagtcagcaaagttgcaagtagaaaaaaggtctcagaattttccactgcaagaaaactgaaaaacaacttctaccttaaactgtaatgtactaactgttagtgattggagaacagtaacatgaatatggtagTTATAGTAGTTATGACAGGCtgtagataaaagttaaggtatagattggttctactgtattaagatgctcagcaaagaaaagtatagaatgcattgtaaccaaaaccagaGGGTCTCtaggcctgcctgcagctggagctgacagccataggcacaggctctgtcacccacagcaATGCAatttggagagcccctggagtcgCACATCCCTCATTTCAGTTCTTACATTCCCCCCAAGCACACGTGTTGGTCACTAGGTGTGGTTAACGTGTCCCTTGTGTCCCAGCTACACCCTGGACAATGATGTGCTGAGCACGGAGCAGAGGCAGTTCTATGAGGACAATGGGTACCTGCTCATCAGGAACCTCGTGTCTGACCAGGACATCGAGCGCTTCAGGTACAGGCACTGCCTGACGGGCTggggggagctctggggagctggaggtCGTTGGGTTCTTCCAACATGGATGTTCCCTCTGGTTTGCAGGAAGGAGTTCACCAGGATCTGCAAAAGAGAGGTGAAGCCACCAGGAGTTATGATTATGAAGGATGAGTCGCGGAAATCCCAGTTTGGTCAGTCTGAAAGCGTGGTTAATAAAGTGCAGGACTTCCAGGAAGATGAAGAGCTGTTCAGATACTGCACTCTGCCTGAGGTAAAACAAACAAAGGGTGCTGGTGTTGGTGGAAGAGCCTGTGTGGAGGTATCTGACCCTGAAGGTCACTCCCATAAACACACAAGTGAGGAAGGAAGATAAGTCAGCCTTTAAGAGTGTTCTGCATGagcaggggatggatggaggtTGGGGCAGAAGACTtaaagcagtgctgctctgcccctggtCTGGAGCCAGTCAGGAATGTGACTTGGCCAAAGcatgccaggctggaggggcagaTCAGCCACatgttctgtgtgttttattCAGGCAAACATCTGTTCCTGGGAAGGTCCAGCCTTGCAGCCAAAATTTGTGCGGCAGATACAGCTCTGTGGGAGTACCCTCCCCATCTTTTCCACCCTtctcagcagcctgcagcaccaTCTTCCTCTTGGCCTCCTCCCACCATTCCCATTTGTGTGCCAAGCCAGATCCTGCCTCCTGTCCTGCATCCCTCCATCCTTCCCAACCTCCTCCTCCTGTACCCTTGTCCTCAGCCAAACATCCAGCCCCCAGTGCTTCCTCAGCAatgtttcttcttgtttttcatgtttcttatttcttttcctaatgtTTTTGTCTTTGTAGATCCTCAAATATGTTGAGTGCTTCACAGGGCCAAACATCATGGCAATGCACACCATGCTGATAAATAAACTTCCAGATTCTGGTAAGGAAAACTTGGGTTAGTGGAAAATGGATGAAATATTGTGTGCATGCCAGAATTGAACTTAGTATTTtagaaaaactgtaaaaaaattaaacccaaatAACATTGAAAATTTACAAAGCCATTTTGGTGatagtttgttttccttttgccttgGTTTAATGAGACAAGATAAGAAAACACAGGAGAGTTTTTGAGGCTGCACAAAGTCTAAATAGTATGGCAAATGAGACAAGTAGAAATATCCTAACTGTATCTATTTAAGGAACAAAATCAATGGCAAAATAagtatataaattatatataaaaggCTCTTCTGGTGTGGATGATGTTTCATTtccataggggaaaaaataataagcaaaacttcaagaatatttatttatgtttaggCTTCATGGAAGAGATCCTCTAGGGCAGAGACTCTCTGTGGAGGCTGCAGTCcataaatgagatttttttcccctcttttaaagaaaaagctaaatAAACATGAGCAAGGTGCAGCACAGACAGGGTTGGTTCTGCTTGCATCACAGCAGTACATCCAGtgcctgcagagagcacagctgtTGGAAGGTCCTTGTGCTCAGGAGGTTTGTGCAACTCTGTGCTGGTTAAAGATCTCAAAACTGGAGAGCAGCCAAAATGAGTGATGAAAAATGTGTGCTGGTGGTAAAGGCCAGCAAAAGGAGCCTTCTGAGGGgtcacagagctgagcagctttCACTGTGTGACCCAGGAGCCACCACCATGGTCCATTTTGGGCTGGGATGGCAGCTTGGCTTGGCTTCcgtggctgggctggagcaggcactGAGTACACCAGGTGTCTCCAGCATCCTTAGGATGTGCCACGGTGgttgaaaagaaggagaaggctGTGTCACATTGGCGAGGCTGGAGGTTTCTGTCTGTGTTGCAGACCAGCAGACCTTCCTGCACCCCATGCATCAGGACCTGCACTATTTCCCCTTCCGGCCCGCGTCCCGCATCGTGTGCGCCTGGACCGCCATGGAGAGGGCTCACCAGGACAATGGCTGCCTGCACGTGcagccagggacacacaggacagCCCTGAAGCCTCATGGTTATCCACAGTGGGAGGTAGGGAGTCGTGGAGGGCTTAGGAAGGGGGTGTGTTTTGGCTGGGAAGGACTCACTGTAGGGGGAGCATGTGCAGGTCAGAGCTGAggttttccatgatttttttttttcttacatttttcttaCATACTGACATTGATTTGGGAGAGAGTTTTGTGGGTGACCTCACTCCATGTGACAAGGGTGGATTTGCCTCTGTTCCCACCTTCACCTGGAAAATGTCCAGCACGTTGTGGCATGACAGTATAAACACATGCCAACATTTTCCACTGCCCTTGCCAAGTGTGAGGGCTCTGTCTCCTCCTATCAACTCGTTCCTGCCTGGTAGCATGTGTACTGTCCCAAAGAGAAGCGTGACAGTAACCAGCTGGAtggaataaaaggaataaaataccCAGTGATATCTTCCTCTTAAGAGTATGTGTTTCCTGGCAGGCCTGGCCTGTCATTGGTGATGGTTATACCAGGAGAAGGAGGCTGGACTCCAGCAGTGGCATCAGGCCACCCTTGTGGGCTTTCCCAGTGCTCTTCTCTGTTCTCTCCAGCTGAGAATGTCTTTGTCCAAGTCCAGttgcagaaaatacagaaagtatCATTTTTCTGTATGTGAGGCTTGAGGTAGAAGGACTAGTAGGCAATAGTCAGATTTTTAGCTTGGCATGTGGAATATTCTCTCCAGGGGAAAGCAGATCCATagctctccctgctgtgctctgagaaTCAGCACTTCCTCTAATCCTAACTGAGTGATTTCAGttcagccttttctttcctaGGGTAAAACCAACAAACTTTTCCATGGGCTGCTTGATGAGGATGAGAAGATTCCCAAGGTTCACCTTGTCATGGAGAAGGGAGACACAGTGTTCTTCCATCCCCTGCTCATTCATGGCTCTGGGATAAACAGGACATCAGGTTTTCGAAAGGTAGGAAAACATCTcttgatataatttttttataatattgattaaaaaaaataaattatccaACTATCCCTCTACTTTTATCCCCATCCCCTTTGAGTCCTTTCTCAGTTCATGAATATGTGGATGAATGTTTTAAAGAGTTTTTATCTTCCTAATATACTTCAGCACTCTCttgattatttattattttattttaaacatctgtCTTCTGTAAGAAGAGcatgctgtgcagctgcttgagaaaaacagaacaggaGTAGAAATTAGATGTTGAATCTATGTTTAAATTAAAGCCTGTCTGGCTGTAATTGCTTTTCTGAAAGTTCCCTTTCAGCTGTCCCAGATATCAGGACTTTaccaaatctttttttttttccctgtcttcttGGTATCCCATCTCTGGATAACAGGAGTCTCCATCATtcaataaataatatttatttatatgattGCACAACCCATTTTTCTATAAAAGATTTGTCAACATGCATGATTCTTTAACTGAAACAGGCAGAAGTGCCCTGCTTTGGAGGCCTGGTCCTGTCTCAGGAGGGATTcatccaggcactgcagcatgggctgctctgtttttattttggtttgccTGTTGTGTGGCTTGTTCTTTCAGCCCCTGTGGCAGTTTATTGGTGGATTCAAAATAAGTGGGTTGTGACCCTTGGGGTGCAGGAACTAAGAGCCCTTAGAGCACACACAGGtctgccccagccctgactCTCCCTGTTTCCACTCCAGCTGCTGATATTCTGAGATCAAGCAGTACAGCTCGTGCTGAGGGAGtgagggggagaagggagggaagaagagcaagagaaagaagTCAGCAGCAAGAGTATTCCTCCAAGGGGACACTCTCCAGAGCCCTTGGTAAGGAGGAAGGGTTTTGCTGGCATGGTCTGTAAGGAATCTGTAAGGAAGGAGTGATGTGTCCACAATCTGGAATGCATGAGTTTTTCCCAGCAGTTGTTTGTAGTCAGTGTGACAGTGAGTGACACCCACTTTCCTCACACAGAGCATCAGCTGCCACTTTGCCAGCTCTGAGTGTCACTACATTGATGTCAAGAACACAACTCAGGAGcacctggagaaggagctgcaggaaatggTTTGCAAGAAATACAATGCAACTTCAGTGGAGCTCAAGGTGAGACTTGGCTCTGTGCCCTTTGTTACAAACCAGGTCAGTTCCCTTTCCCAACTCTCTCCTGTGGCACACTGGTGCTCTTTGCTATGCCTAGCTTGGCAGATCAGGCTGTACCAGGCAGAGGTGCTTGGCAGACTGAAGGACCTGATGTTCAGAGGATGACTGGCAGGCTTTTTTGGGGCCTTTTTCCTCATAATGCCTTGTTCACTGGCAGCCTCTTCACATCCCATGATCTCCAGAAATGCCTTCAGAAGCTCtgcttgtaaataaaaaaatgtggtCATTTGCCCTGAATTCAAAACTATAAATTGGAATAAATTCAGTGCTTGTCCAGTTTTTATGTCCACAGTTCTTACAGTTCCCCCCACCAATGGTAGGtggattttccttttaaaacaagTAGCCACATCTGATCACAAtaacaaatggatttttttttgcttgaataTAATCCCACATCAATTGTTTATACTTGAGGCTATAGCAGGTTTGTCAGCAGTGATATATATCTgcctcaaaaaaaaagggactAATGGACTCTTGCTGAATAACTGAGACCATTGAGtaaaatagaaagcaaatgTGAATTCTTTAGGGATCCAgccactgaaagaaaaataaaccttgtTACTGGGGTGAAAATGTTCTGAATATCTTAATCCACAGCAGTTCCCAAGCGTGTGCAAAGCCAGTATCAAGGCAGTAAAGTCTAGATGTAAAAgcagcaattttattttaaaatgtacttgTTTTACAATATCTGGGGCTTTCTGGAGGGGGGaactttctttttcactgtCACTGCAGGCCCCCAGCCAGGTATtaattagcattgactccatTATTCTCAGGAGGCTGATCAATCACTTTATTATTCTATAATTATTAAGAAACCCATCACCCTTACAGACAGTCACAATACAGGTGGACACAATTGGTCCTTcaatccaaacaccatcaccattggccaattaagaaaccaccctctggtaaacaaatctccataacacattccacatgttcacaacaGGTGGAGCAAGTGAAAATAAGAATtgtttatcattcttttctctgatcttctcccagcctttcccaggatgattcctgggaaagttgtgcctgttgctctctgtggccagagagctgctgccacatttCACCCTTGGTGGTTTTGTGTTGTTCTGTGTGTTTCCCTCCAGTGTGCCTGGGTGTGGTGGGGTGCCCAGATGTGTTTTGCATGCTGATCTTTCATGGCTGTAAAGCCACAGCTTGCTTGGCTTTCAGTTCCTGGGGTTATTTAGGTGCTTGGTGAAATCCAAAGGGATGTGTAGTGAGGCTCTCTCCTTCTCCAGAGTGGAAATGAAGTTGTTTTTACAAACTCCAGAGAAGTCTCTGTGTTCTTGTGTAgctttaaggattttttttagcCAGAGTTGGAGTTTTCTCCCAGAGGAGTGCCCAGGTCTTATTTCACCTTCGCAAGATGATAAGAACTAAGTAATCCTCTACTTCCATCTGTGTAAACTGAAATCCTGGTCACTTTTTTCTGGCCCTCAAGgtgctttttctttgtctcatttttgttttgaaggatATTTGGAACTTCCGAGCACGGCTTGTGCAAGGGGAAAGAATCAACCTTTAGAAGAGCAGGATGGAAAACGTGGACTTGAGAATGAGCTTCTCTGAGGGAAGAGCACAGGATTCTGGACAGGCAGAATTACCTTTGCTGACCTCTGTAATGGTAACTTAGTAAAGGTAAATGCTGCACTGCAAAATCGATCTATGCTAATTCAGAATAATTGCACTGAGCTTGGGCAGCTGATGTATGTCAAAGGAAACCTAACCTAGAAAAACAGATTTGCTGCAGGTGTCTTAGACAATCAAAGAATCAAAGTCTTGAAAGAACACTTTgattttcttggtgttttcatTCTTATTTCTTAAAAGTTTTTAACATTACACAGCTTTAGAATGATGCTATCAGCGACATGGGGAGTTACTAGTGTAGCTGGTGAAGAGGTGGGTGTTGGTACCAGCACAATCCATGGTGTAAGGAAGCAGCTAAAGAGAAAGCAGCAACCACTCACagagaaaattgggatttatGGACAGGAATATGATTGCTGGCAGAGCTCCTCAAGCATGGCTTGGCATGGCATGCCTGaccaggcagctctggcacaggtgAAATATGTGTCTGACAGTGTTGGGAGCTACTGGGCCAACAAAGCAGCCTCCCACTGGCCTTGCACAACTGACCCAAGGCCGTGTGAAGTGAGGGAATCCTTTGAGTCTGGCAGGTCTGGGAAAAGGGGCCTTTTGCTGTTGCCAGGTTGAGGAAGTGTTGGGATGCTCCCCGGGAGGCAGTGGTGGCAGGGTGGAGTGATGCACACTGAAATGATCCTCTTGCCTTTGACAgtgtttttccttgctttctgaaagattcttttgctttcagaatatattttttgaaataaagaataaacCAGAGCAAAACTGCACTTGAGGGCTGTGTTGtgtcattgctgctgctcagaaacTGGTGCTGGGGATGTTGAACACCCCAGTGTGAAGCATCAGCCCTCAGCTTGTTTCCACTCCCCCCCAGTCCACCCAAAAAAGGACCAAAGGCTGCAGTGATGGGCTCTTGTGGCACCTTCTGCCTCGTTTTGTGACTCTTCATCTTCGTGCAGCATATCtaggttttcttgtttgttttttaaagaaggtGAGGTTTGAGCACAGTTAAGTATTGGTCCTACACCGTTGGTGCTGGAGGGAGGTGTCTGGGCTGTGGTTCCCACCTGGAGCCAGCCATAACCTCTCAGCAGCCTCTGGTTTGACCACAACACCACGAAGTCTGATCAGGGCTCGCTTAGAACAGaccccccagcctggctcagtgGGTGATCTTGGGTGTCTTTGTTCCCCATGCCCTCTATAACCCTGGCACTGATCAGCTCCTGTGGAGAGCAAGGGCCCAGGTGGGTGATTTCCAGTGAGTTGGAGATCCCTCTGGTGGCTTTGCTGAGTCCCTTCCATAGGATTTCCCTTCCAAGTGAGGACTTGGTGCATTCTGTCTGGTTCACAGCACGGGATTGCAGGATACTTCCCTGTCTGGTGTCACTGGTGGAGCTGGGTTgactgcacagggagctgtgaccATAGACAAGAGCTACAGGTGTCAAATTCCCAGTTTCAAGACTGAGTTTTTCTTACTATAGctaggaaagagaagaaaaggaagaagtttacctttgttttaaaaatttatgcACCTCTGCCTATGGATTTCAGCTTACAATTGCCTCTTTCAGAAGAACAAACCCATCAATGACCTCGGAGATGATCCAAACTCAGCCCCTGATAAGAGACTTGTGTCCTCATTCCTTCCCACACCCTGTTGGGTAACCTCCCTctggggcaggctgtgctctctgctggcCAGAACACAGTTGGGTGAAGCTGGATTCTCCCAGAATGGATGTGTGGTGTTTCTGGATATCTCCTCTGTAACAATAATGccttttggaaataaaagtccAAATCCATTATACAGATCTTCAAGAGACAGGGAAATGCAGAACCTGTTGAAATGCTTGGGTTGCTGTGTATTTTAGCAGCACTTAACTTATTAGAAAAGTTGCTTGAATTGAatcaaattaaaagcaaagtatTGTTTTGGTAATAGTGTTTGGTGAGATTCTTGGTTTCTTCTTGATTGGCTGTAGGTGTTCAGGTTCACATGTTGGAGATAGTAAATTGATACTCCTAAATTGATGCCACAGCATGTTACATCTAAAACTTTCTTTCCAACTAACTTCATGTTCCTGCAGGTCAGGTTAACCATGTTAGCCCTtcttggataatttttttttaatagcagcaTCCGAGTTTTGAAAAGGACCATGTAAAAATCAGACATCTGGCTGCTTATTTGGCCATCTGCAGTTGCATGAAGCCCCAGTGTTccagacacttttttttcctgccttgacATTTCACATGTGTTGAAAACAAAGGCTTCCTGCAGCTTGGTAAAAGACAATAAACACAGAGAAGATCTTCTGCTCAGAATTTATGTGCTATTTTCCAGACTAACAGTTCAGAAATGGCAGTTTTAGTCTGACTCCTGACCTTGCTGACAGCAGTTGCACGCTCAGTGCTTTGATGTGAAGACACTGGGTAGGTGCCAAAGGAAGGATTTTGAATCCCAGCTTTGGCTTCTGGTGCTGTAGATCAAAGTCTTACTTCATGCAAGagaaatggggaggaaaagcaaGTTTAATTAACTACATTATAGTTTTTTCAAAGTAGATTTGATGCTATAAGCCGATCTGGGATGTGGGAGATCTTTTTCCAGCAGTCATTTATAATCAAAGTGGCAGTGAGTGATGCCCAATGTCCTCATGCAGCTGTCACCTCACCAGCTTAGAGTGCTACTACAGGGATGTTAAGAACATGAtccaagagcagctggagaaagaagTAATTGAATTTGGACATGCAAAATATAAAAGGGTTTCTGCTCCAGACCTTGTGCTAATCTTAAATCACTACCTTATCTTGTAACTCACAAGTAATTTTGGCCTTTCTGCTAACAAGGCTTcttgctgcctgcctgtgctggagaagCACCCTTGCTCCACAGACAGCCCCTTCACATCCCTGGAAAtcagcccaggagctctgcaaatCCAGCTCTGCTCATCACTGTTCCCACCTCTGGGCTGCCAGATTTGATTTCATCCATGttctttgctgtattttcagtggaaatcAACCCAGGTAGGATGAGCTTGTGCCAGCAGGTGTTTAGATAAGAGAGGCTGTTATTCAATCCTTCTGTAACTGGATTTGCAAGAAGAGGACATAGTTTATAAAACATCCATCTGAGCACCTTCTCTGCTCACCACATCAATCCAATGAGCCTTTTGGCTTACACCAAGCAGGGTTTTGTGCCTTGGAGCTTGtagcttttaatttaatttagtgtTGTCTGTACATTTCTGTTTGATACTGAAGAGACAGTGAATAAGTTAATGGGTGTTTTTATGGCCAAACAGATCTGCTCATACCAGGAAGAAGCAGGAAACATTGCACTCAAAGATGCTGTTCTCTAGGTTTgctgttttgtgggtttttaaatgCAGGTGGTAAGGAAGAAATGAGCAAAGGTAGtagaaggaaaaagaatcaATCTTTAAAGTGACCTCTAAAGACCAGGATGGGAAACCTGAGCATCAGCTTGAGGAGCCAGATTCGTGTGCTTTTTGCCTCCTGTGTAAGGAACTTGCCCCAAATGCTGCATTACAAAAGTATTTCATGCTAATACAAAATAGGTGCAGGAAGGCTGAATACCTGATGGACTTCCAAGAAAACCTGACCTACAAAATCAGATTGCTGCAGCTAGTTTAGGTAATCAAATGATTACCTAATAATAATATGGTGAGTTGTGCATTACTTATTTTTTCTAGTCATTCTCTTGATATACTTTTGGGCTGATACTCTATTAATGTAAGGTTACTAAACCTATAGTTGGTAAAATCATACTAATATAAAATTCCATGTGTAATTATATGTTTAAGGTTTTTAACATCCTTCTGCACAAAATCAACCAGTGAATCAGTTTCAGTATGAGCTTACGTGGGAAGTGATTGGTAGAGCTGATGAAGAatgtggattttattttgtttttgaaataaaGAGTAAATTGTAGCAAAACCAGCTTTAATGGCTGCACTGGATTATTTCTGTGGCTCAGAAATTCTGTTGTGCCTTATGTAGCTGAATAACCAAAGTGAATCCTGGAAAGGCAGGTGCTGGGTCAGAGGCAAACACCCgggtgctgcagctgagtcACCTAAAAATCCAGTAACTGCTGATCTTGCAGGATGTTTGGGCCAAGCTTATTTTGGAGAGAGCTTTAGGCAAAGCACCTGCCAGTATCTCCTCATCTCCTTGCTGTGACCATCCTGAGTGATCCCAGCTTCTCTGCTGTTAGATGAGAGTATTCAGGAATCGGGGTAGTACAAGAAAAAGCATCTGGTACAAGAAAAGCATCTCAGAATAGTGAGGGACACAAATTCAATACATCCATGTCCCCTATTCCTGGTTTACTGCTAGAGCTTAATCAAAGTAATTTGGTTTCTTCACCATTTTTGCATACAAGCATTGCTTTCACTCCCATGGAGATACATGTCTTACAATTTCCCAGTCCTGGGGgcatttatgaaaataaagcattaaagCCTCCtttgacattttaatttctgcaggaTCTCTTTTCCTTGGGCCCAAGAGACAGGAACTGGCAAAAGTGTGAAGCTTTCAACATGCTGGCTGAAGGCTGATACCAGTGTGGAATTCTATGGTGGTTTTGTGGACTCCAGGTGAGAAACTCCTGTTAAGTCTGAATGAGCAAATTCTGCAAAAGCTGAAGTTACAGACCACAAACCAGCTCCTTTTGGTGATTCAGCACTGAGCTTGTGAGAAAACAAAGATGTTGA
This window contains:
- the PHYH gene encoding phytanoyl-CoA dioxygenase, peroxisomal: MERLGEQLGERSAARLDTILRHLSPRLAAAPAPISIPTSAQVSVAPHSGRFSYTLDNDVLSTEQRQFYEDNGYLLIRNLVSDQDIERFRKEFTRICKREVKPPGVMIMKDESRKSQFGQSESVVNKVQDFQEDEELFRYCTLPEILKYVECFTGPNIMAMHTMLINKLPDSDQQTFLHPMHQDLHYFPFRPASRIVCAWTAMERAHQDNGCLHVQPGTHRTALKPHGYPQWEGKTNKLFHGLLDEDEKIPKVHLVMEKGDTVFFHPLLIHGSGINRTSGFRKSISCHFASSECHYIDVKNTTQEHLEKELQEMVCKKYNATSVELKDIWNFRARLVQGERINL